Sequence from the Miscanthus floridulus cultivar M001 chromosome 16, ASM1932011v1, whole genome shotgun sequence genome:
GCACGCATTGTCTTATTGTACTAGCAATAAATTAGTGGAGAGTAAGAAGTAGTAATAATGATGATCTTAATAAAGCAAAGGAAATTAAAGAGAGTGAGAGGAGCGGAAAAGAGGGCGGGGATTGACCTTCTCGGCGACGGCTCGGTCGCCTGGGCGGAGCGTGGGCGCCATGGAGGAGGAAGCGATGTAGCGGACCTCGGCTAGAGCGGCGGAGAAGAGCAGCAGCACGAAGAGAAGCTTGAAGACGTCGGATGCGGGCGGGCGGAGGCGCGGGAGCGAGGGGAGCCAGGAGGCAAAGAGCACGTGGCAGGGAAGCCaggcggcggctccccccgccgGCGAAACGAGGCCCGGCAgaaggcccccccccccccccccccggccatCCCCCTCTTTCACCGCACTGGCCGGACAGTCAATGCGCTGCGGCTGCGCTGGTGGTGGTGGCTGCTGCAAGAGAGAGGTGTCGCCTCTGCCTCTCTGCTGGTGGGGGTCCCGTGCTTTTACTCTTGCCTTGGTTGCTTCCACTCCGAGACACGGCTCCGCCCGGTCGTCCCGTCTCAGCTCAAACTCCGGAGCAGTGACGAAAACGGATACAcccatattatatttattttcatatttctgtctagATTTGGATTTGAATACGGATAATGTTAACTATGTCGGagaggatacgattggatattgacatcataaatatgcgatttgagtattcggatacggatacggtatcggatgttggatatccagactcgaatacggacagatctcaacctctctaaacggattcggtttcaaatacgatcaaaaaaatatccgtaccattttcatccctgctCCGGAGTCACAATTGGACCGACGGTAGTTTCGATTCTACCGAGAAAAAAAGTCTTTCGTTTATGCACCATTATAAAAATTTATAATGACCTACAAACTATTAAAAAATTTAAGTAATTGTAGATATTACTAATCATTTTTTTCTCTCCACACCATTCTATCCACATTGCTGCTAACTGTGACTCATGGAGTTGCAAAAAAACTTAAATGCCCTCAGGCCAGAAAAACGAgatgaagttgcattttttttcttGAGCCATTCTCGAGGGAACGGAAGGGAAAGGGGCGGCGCAGCTATTCATCCTAGGAACCAAATCCGGGTGGGTATTCAGGAACTTCCTCCACCTTGTCATCGTATCTACAGAGCAGAGAAGTTTTGATCCTATCATAATATCTGTGACCGAACTTGTACGCGAACTTGCCCTCCTCGCCGTTCACCTTGTAGAGCCTGGGCCTCGCCGACGAGTATGCCACCAGCTCCCTACTGCCCTTCACGGACACCTCTGTCGTGACGCCGCCCGCATCTTTCCTGGCCTCAAACGCCTACACGACACCAATGGTGTTGAGCATGTTGGTGAGCCCGATGATGCGCACGGGGGAGACGAAGAGGAGCTCGTAGGTGAAGGGCTAGAGCATGAGGTCGACGTCCTCATCACCGGTGGCGGGCTACAACAACGTGTAGTCATGGTGCCTCCGTCACCAGCATCGGCGCCTCCGTTCAGATCCCTGAGGCGACCATGCCATGGTACGCACAGACGACCGTGCCGTGGGCGCTGGTGTGTGCGAGCTCCGTGAGGAGTGAGGTCCAGGTGACGACGTCCTGGTGCGGCATTTCGTCGAACATGGCACGCGCGGTGGCGCTCGCGCGAGGCAGCTTGGCGTAGGCATCGACGAGCGCAATGGCGACATGGAGGTGGGGCGCGTGGTCCATGTAGAGGAGCAGCGCGACCACCGCCACGGGCAGTCCTCGAAGAGGTGCAACCTCATATGAGAATTTAAGAATAGTTGCTAGCATCACATACTCTACATTTAGAGAAATATGTGAAAAGAGAGGGCTCGTTgagactagggatgaaaacggtacggatatttttcgaccgtattcgaaaccgaatccatttagaggggttgagatctgtctgtatccgagtccggatatccaacatccgataccgtatccgtatccgaatactcaaatcgcatatttatgatatcgatatccaatcgtatccctatccgacatagttgacactatccgtattcgaatccgaattcggacagaaatacgaaaacaaatgtaatatcggtgatatccgtccgtatccgatccgttttcatccctagttgaGACAAATAAGTCCCTTGATGACGCCTTGGGTGACGGTGAAACTTTTCAGATGCCAGCTGCACTACGGAGATTATTTGCTACTATTCTTGTATTTTTTGAGGCCACCAACATACATGAGCTATGGCCTATGGAGAAACACAAGGATTCATTGTCTGAGGATTATAAAAGAGACAATTCTAACTCAAGTGTTGTCGAACAAATAGTGCTGAGAGACATTAGAGAAATGATGGGGAAGAATATCAGAATTATGATCTTCCTGGGCCAAATGATGCAGGTAAGTTTCATGCAAatgaatttttatttattttttaataaTTGGATTTTTTTCTGGCGTGATTAacatttttgcattcatgaaaACTGACGTTTTATTACTTTCTGTCAAAAAGTTGAATTTTCCAATGACATGATGAGAGAGATCAGAGAGGAGGTTTCCATATATGTAGACCACGAACATTTGGATATATATAAATCTCTTAACAACGACCAACGAGCAGGATTTGATGAAATCATACATCATGTATTGAATAACAAGAGCCGAGTGTTCTTCATTGATGGTCCAGGAGGAGCAGGAAAGACATTCCTATACAAGGCAATTCTTACAAAAGTGCACTCAGAAGGATTAATAGGAATTGCTACTGCAACTTCTGGCATTGCAGCATCGATATTGCTTGGAGACACATAGCACACTCAAGATTCAAAGTCCCAATTAGACTTGCTAAGAATAGGACATGCAACTTGTAAAGCAAAGCAGCACCACAGAGTTCCTCCGTAGGGCGTCCTTGATTATATGGGATGAAACTGCTATAACTAGATGTCAAGCGGTTGAGTGTCTTTGATAGGTCTCTGCAATATATTATGAATTGTTGCTTGCTGTTTGCGGGTAAGGTTATGGTATTTGGAGGAGATTTTAGACAGGTGCTTCCTCTGGTTCCACGTGGAACTAGAGCACAAGTAACTGATGCGTCAATTCTTATTTGTGGGACAATATAAGAAAGATAAGATTGACACGTAACATGAGGGCTCAAACTGACCCATTGTTTTCAAGTTACCTCCTTAGAATTGGGAATGGAACTGAAGAAACCATCAGAGATGATTATGTTCGCCTGCCAGAGGATTTTGTGATTGGTTAtacagatgatgatgaagattccaTAAACAGACTCATTCAACATGTTTTCCCATCACTTGAGGAAAATGCGAGATCAGCGGAATATAAGAGCACACGTGCCATCCTTTCAACAAAAAATGAGCATATTGATCAGCTAAACTCAAAGATGATTGCCATGTTTGCAGGTGAGGAGAAGGTTTATCATAGCTTTGACTCTGTTGATGATGATTCAAGAAACAACTACCCAATTGAGTTTCTAAACTCCATCACTCCAAATGTCTCCCTCCACACATGTGCTCATAATAAAAACCAACTGCCATGTTATCCTACTCCGCAATCTTGATCCTAACAATGGTTAGTGCAATGGAACAAGACTAATGGTTTGAGCATTCCATGACAATGCAATTGACGCAGAAATCGTTGGTGGGCAACATCAAGGAAAGAGGGTGCTCATAACTAGGATCCCTATGTCTCCATCTGATGATATTTCACTCCTTTTCAAGTTTAAGAGGAAACAATTCCCAATTCGGTTGAGTTTTACAAAGACCATCAATAAAGCGCAAGGGCAAACCATCCCAAATTTTGGGATCTATCTTACAGAACCTATGTTCTCACATTGACAGCTTTACGTTGCATTCTTGAGGGGTGTGTCAAGATCAATGACAAGAGTTTTGGCTAAACCAAATCAGGAATTGGATTCCACAGGGAGCAGCACCAAGAATATTGTTTATAAAGACGCCCTAAACTGTAGATTAACGGTGGCTATACTCAAACCATTTTATTTTTTGGGCTTCATAATTTATTATATTTCATTTGTATTAATATATATAAGTACATTATTTCTTCCCTATCTTATTTTATTTTTGGGCTTCATAATATATTTTATATGTGTCTTGTGCTTCTGGCATTCACCCTAAAATGCGGTGCTGATGTGTGGGAACTGATCTTGTGTATTTTGCGATGTTGCACTGTTGGTAGGTGTTGGTAATGTTGGGCTATCCCTCCACATGGAGGATGCAATTGAGCCCAGCAAAAACAGCAGTAGATTTCTTTGATCTGTCAAGTTCGTTTGAGGATTGGATGAGTAGAGCACTAGATTGAGAGGGGTTTTGTCAGTTCGGGTCACTGCAGTtttagaacagagcagttttggtaaatGATTTGTTTGGGTCGTCAAACGGTGTCCGATTGAGATGAAATTTTGCCTGCGGTTAGGGGACTCGTGGATCTACTttcctaccaaaattcatgcacaatgcagctatagtttgtgagatatgaactgattaccGAGGGAGACAGAATATGTGACTTCTCTGTATGATTGCTGCTATTCCTCTTATTAGAAGGTTGTGGTTGTAGGTGATGCTAAGTTTGTAACTTGATGAATGTGTTGCTGCTGGTGTAATCCTCTAGATGCTCTAGAGAAGACTCTTTGTACCCATTATTGATTATAGTTGAAGCTTGAAAGCTTGGAGTGGACAGGTTGGTCCCATGGTTTTTACTCCTCACCTTGAGGAGGTTTTCCACGTAAATCATTGTGTCTATTGTGCATACGATTGTTTATTTCTACTGCTGATCTGATGGTTGATGTTCTCCTCATGATTCATCACAAGATGAGAGATTAGTTGTGCATTGTATTTGCCCTTTTTATCCCAACAGAGTGGTATAAGAGCTTTGGTTCAAATTGTGTTCAGCTTGTATTCACCTTGATTACTTGTTGATTTGCCTTATGGTGAAGATGGAAACAAATACTAGCAGAATGATCTCATTGAATGGTACAAATTATCAAGCTTGGAAAGGTAAGATGGAGGATTTACTCTATGTGAAAGAGTATTGGAA
This genomic interval carries:
- the LOC136510767 gene encoding uncharacterized protein, encoding MGVSVFVTAPEFELRRDDRAEPCLGVEATKARVKARDPHQQRGRGDTSLLQQPPPPAQPQRIDCPASAVKEGDGRGGGGGGLLPGLVSPAGGAAAWLPCHVLFASWLPSLPRLRPPASDVFKLLFVLLLFSAALAEVRYIASSSMAPTLRPGDRAVAEKVTYLFWRPSTGDIVFFKVPSAVQNYGVNKDVVFIKRVLATPGDFIEVRQGQLIVNGIALKEHYTATHASYTREAMRLPEGHVFVMGDNRNNSCDSRAWGPLPIANIVGRYMTSFT